A single window of Dichotomicrobium thermohalophilum DNA harbors:
- the fdhF gene encoding formate dehydrogenase subunit alpha has product MTEEIRFTLDGREVTAEAGETIWQAAKRAGVEIPHLCWLDAPGYRADGNCRACMVEVEGERTLAASCIRKPKDGMNVKTASERAAKARKMVFELLAADQPPQVRHPDPDSKFWKWAHELGVEGSRLPARERFTPDPSHAAIAVNLDACIQCNLCVRACREVQVNDVIGMALRGHEAKPVFDFDDPMGNSTCVACGECVQACPTGALYEKSLMDEQAQTRTVWPDKTVDSVCPYCGVGCQTKVSVKDNKIVQVDGREGPANENRLCVKGRFGFDYIRHPERLTTPLVRREDSPKRGDIQVDPRNPWEVFREATWEEALGRAAGGLRDIRDTHGGGALAGFGSAKGSNEEAYLFQKLVRQGFGTNNVDHCTRLCHASSVAALIEGIGSGGVTAPFTAVEDADCFIVIGARPEQNHPVAATYLKQAAKRGAKVIVIDPRGQELMRHASHPVRFKPGTDVALLNAMLHVIIEEKLYDEQYVQAHASGFEALKEKVAEFSPEAMAPVCGVEADYIREIARTYANAERAIIFWGMGISQHVHGTDNSRCLIALALTTGHVGRPGTGLHPLRGQNNVQGASDAGLIPMVFPDYQSVEDPDVRRRYEDAWGQPLDPNRGLTVVEIMDAIHEGEIRGMYILGENPAMSDPDQTHARAALAKLDHLVVQDIFLTETAWHADVVLPASAHAEKLGTYTNTNRQVQLGRPAVSPPGEARQDWELICEIARRIGLDWRYSGVPEVYEEMRALMPSLANIPWSRIEREGSVTYPADDEDEPGREILFGEGFPTKDGRGRIVPADLLPPDELPDADYPMVLTTGRLLEHWHTGAMTRRAGTLNDLEPEPVACMHPRDIERLGATAGESIRVETRRGAIDLTLRADRDVSAGMVFIPFCYGEAPANVLTNPQLDPFGKIPEFKFCAARVSRVPQAQAAE; this is encoded by the coding sequence ATGACTGAGGAGATTCGCTTCACGCTCGATGGCCGCGAGGTCACGGCCGAGGCCGGCGAAACGATCTGGCAGGCCGCCAAGCGCGCCGGCGTGGAAATCCCGCATCTGTGCTGGCTCGACGCGCCGGGCTACCGCGCCGACGGCAACTGCCGCGCCTGCATGGTCGAGGTGGAGGGCGAGCGCACGCTGGCCGCGTCGTGCATCCGCAAGCCCAAGGACGGCATGAACGTCAAGACGGCCAGCGAGCGCGCCGCGAAGGCGCGCAAGATGGTGTTCGAGCTTCTCGCCGCCGACCAGCCGCCGCAGGTTCGCCATCCCGACCCGGATTCGAAATTCTGGAAATGGGCGCACGAGCTCGGCGTCGAAGGCAGCCGCCTGCCCGCGCGCGAGAGGTTCACGCCAGATCCGTCCCATGCCGCGATCGCGGTGAATCTCGATGCCTGCATCCAGTGCAATCTATGCGTGCGCGCCTGCCGCGAGGTCCAGGTCAACGACGTGATCGGCATGGCGCTACGCGGACACGAGGCCAAGCCGGTGTTCGATTTCGACGACCCCATGGGCAACTCGACCTGCGTGGCTTGCGGCGAATGCGTGCAGGCCTGCCCCACGGGCGCGCTCTACGAGAAATCGCTGATGGACGAACAGGCGCAAACACGCACGGTCTGGCCGGACAAGACGGTCGACTCGGTCTGCCCGTATTGCGGCGTCGGCTGCCAGACCAAGGTCAGCGTCAAGGATAACAAGATCGTGCAGGTCGATGGCCGCGAAGGTCCGGCGAACGAGAACCGCCTGTGCGTCAAGGGACGTTTCGGCTTCGACTATATCCGCCACCCGGAGCGCCTGACCACGCCGCTGGTCCGCCGCGAGGATTCACCCAAGCGCGGTGACATCCAGGTCGACCCCCGCAATCCATGGGAGGTGTTCCGAGAGGCGACCTGGGAAGAGGCGCTGGGGCGCGCGGCTGGCGGCCTGCGCGACATCCGCGACACGCATGGCGGCGGCGCGCTGGCGGGCTTCGGCTCGGCGAAAGGCTCCAATGAGGAAGCCTATCTGTTCCAGAAGCTCGTCCGGCAGGGCTTCGGCACGAACAATGTCGATCACTGCACGCGGCTTTGCCATGCATCCTCCGTAGCGGCGCTGATCGAGGGTATCGGCTCGGGTGGCGTGACCGCGCCGTTCACCGCCGTGGAGGATGCCGACTGCTTCATCGTCATCGGCGCGCGGCCAGAGCAGAACCACCCCGTCGCGGCGACTTACCTCAAGCAGGCGGCCAAGCGCGGCGCGAAGGTCATCGTCATCGACCCGCGCGGGCAGGAGTTGATGCGCCACGCCAGCCATCCGGTGCGCTTCAAGCCGGGCACGGATGTGGCGCTGCTCAATGCGATGCTGCACGTCATCATCGAAGAAAAGCTCTATGACGAGCAGTATGTCCAGGCCCATGCCAGCGGCTTCGAGGCGCTGAAGGAGAAAGTCGCTGAGTTTTCCCCGGAGGCCATGGCGCCGGTCTGCGGTGTCGAGGCTGACTATATCCGCGAGATCGCGCGCACTTACGCGAACGCGGAGCGGGCCATCATATTCTGGGGCATGGGAATCTCCCAGCACGTCCATGGCACCGACAACTCCCGCTGCCTGATCGCGCTTGCGCTGACAACCGGCCATGTCGGGCGGCCCGGCACGGGGCTGCACCCGCTGCGCGGGCAAAACAACGTGCAGGGCGCGTCGGATGCCGGGCTGATCCCCATGGTGTTCCCGGATTACCAGTCCGTCGAAGACCCGGATGTCCGCCGCCGGTACGAGGATGCATGGGGCCAGCCGCTCGACCCGAACCGCGGTCTCACGGTCGTGGAGATCATGGACGCCATCCATGAGGGCGAAATCCGCGGCATGTACATCCTGGGCGAGAACCCCGCGATGTCCGACCCGGACCAGACGCACGCCCGCGCCGCGCTCGCGAAGTTGGATCATCTGGTGGTGCAGGACATCTTTCTGACCGAGACCGCCTGGCACGCGGACGTGGTGTTGCCGGCCTCCGCGCATGCCGAGAAGCTGGGCACCTACACCAACACCAACCGGCAGGTGCAGCTCGGCCGCCCGGCCGTCTCGCCGCCGGGCGAGGCGCGGCAGGACTGGGAGTTGATCTGCGAGATCGCCCGGCGCATCGGGCTGGACTGGCGGTATTCCGGCGTGCCAGAGGTCTACGAGGAGATGCGCGCGCTGATGCCCTCGCTCGCCAACATCCCGTGGTCGCGCATCGAGCGGGAAGGCTCCGTCACTTATCCGGCAGATGACGAGGATGAGCCGGGCCGCGAAATCCTGTTCGGTGAAGGCTTCCCGACGAAGGACGGACGTGGGCGCATCGTTCCCGCAGATCTGCTGCCGCCGGACGAGTTGCCTGATGCCGACTACCCGATGGTTCTGACCACTGGCCGGCTGCTGGAGCACTGGCACACCGGGGCGATGACCCGCCGCGCGGGCACGCTGAACGATCTGGAGCCGGAGCCGGTAGCGTGTATGCATCCGCGCGATATTGAGCGTCTGGGGGCGACGGCAGGTGAGTCGATCCGCGTGGAGACCCGTCGCGGCGCGATCGACCTGACGCTGCGCGCGGACCGGGACGTTTCGGCAGGGATGGTTTTCATTCCGTTCTGCTACGGCGAGGCGCCGGCCAATGTTCTGACCAACCCGCAACTTGATCCGTTTGGCAAGATCCCGGAGTTCAAGTTCTGCGCGGCGCGCGTCTCAAGGGTACCGCAGGCGCAGGCAGCCGAGTGA
- a CDS encoding HesA/MoeB/ThiF family protein, producing the protein MSFTPEEIERYKRHLVLHQVGGAGQQKLKAASVLVIGAGGLGSAVLPYLAAAGVGRLGVVDNDRVSLSNLQRQVIHDSDHVGALKTTSAAQRIRALNPHVTVDEIPERLTADNALEIIGNYDIVADGSDNFATRYLVNDACYFARVPLVFAALGQFDGYLSTFRAYETDADGNPRPSYRCLFPEPPAPGTVRSCEEAGILGALAGVLGTLQAMEVLKELIGIGESMAGKLLIVDALGTRFETMRIPWDPANPLNGDNPTIRDLSVHAQAA; encoded by the coding sequence TTGAGCTTTACGCCTGAAGAAATCGAACGCTACAAGCGGCATCTGGTGCTGCACCAGGTTGGCGGCGCGGGGCAGCAGAAGCTGAAGGCCGCCAGCGTGCTGGTGATCGGGGCGGGTGGTCTCGGCTCGGCGGTGCTGCCCTATCTGGCGGCGGCGGGCGTCGGCCGGCTCGGCGTCGTCGACAACGACCGCGTTTCCCTGAGCAATCTGCAACGCCAGGTGATCCATGACAGCGATCACGTTGGCGCGCTCAAAACGACGAGCGCGGCCCAGCGCATCCGCGCGCTCAACCCGCATGTGACCGTCGATGAAATCCCCGAACGGCTGACAGCCGACAACGCCCTGGAGATCATCGGCAACTACGATATCGTTGCCGACGGCTCGGACAACTTCGCCACGCGCTATCTCGTCAACGACGCGTGCTATTTCGCGCGTGTGCCGCTGGTCTTCGCCGCGCTGGGACAGTTCGATGGCTATCTCTCGACGTTCCGCGCCTACGAAACCGACGCGGACGGCAACCCGCGGCCCAGCTATCGCTGCCTGTTCCCGGAGCCGCCAGCGCCCGGAACCGTGCGCTCCTGCGAGGAGGCGGGGATTCTTGGCGCGCTCGCGGGTGTGCTCGGTACGCTCCAGGCGATGGAGGTGCTGAAGGAATTGATCGGCATCGGCGAATCGATGGCGGGCAAGCTCTTGATCGTCGATGCGCTCGGCACGCGGTTCGAGACGATGCGCATTCCGTGGGATCCGGCAAACCCCCTCAATGGTGATAACCCGACGATCCGCGACCTGAGCGTTCACGCGCAGGCGGCGTGA
- a CDS encoding GNAT family N-acetyltransferase has product MVSEASRPALPSETAAVAPWQPQLITAEKSAICASIIAELPEWFARPEANRLYAKTAADLDMIGCCAGGEVAGFVSLNQHFDTTAEIYLLAARPRWHGTGLGRALVGAAEAWARARRLRFLTVKTLGPSHPDPAYDASRRFYRAMGFQPIEEIQDIWPGNPCLLLLKTLD; this is encoded by the coding sequence ATGGTGAGCGAAGCAAGCCGACCCGCGCTGCCGAGTGAGACGGCCGCTGTGGCGCCATGGCAGCCGCAGCTCATCACGGCTGAGAAGAGCGCCATTTGCGCCAGCATCATCGCCGAACTGCCGGAATGGTTCGCTCGCCCGGAAGCCAACCGGCTCTACGCCAAAACGGCCGCTGATCTTGACATGATCGGCTGTTGCGCAGGCGGTGAGGTCGCCGGCTTTGTCAGCCTGAACCAGCATTTCGATACGACGGCGGAGATCTACCTGCTCGCGGCACGGCCGCGCTGGCATGGCACGGGACTCGGGCGCGCGCTTGTCGGAGCAGCGGAAGCCTGGGCGCGGGCGCGGCGGCTGCGTTTTCTAACGGTCAAGACGCTTGGGCCGTCTCACCCCGACCCGGCCTATGACGCCTCGCGCCGCTTCTACCGGGCGATGGGCTTTCAACCGATCGAGGAAATTCAGGATATCTGGCCGGGCAACCCCTGCCTGCTGCTGCTCAAGACGCTGGACTGA
- the fabI gene encoding enoyl-ACP reductase FabI, whose amino-acid sequence MTGTDITKPGPLMAGKRGLIMGVANERSIAYGIARVLAGQGAELAFTYQGEAFGRRAVPLAESLGAKIILPCDVMDISSVDQVFERLKEEWGTMDFVVHALAFSDRSELKGRYADTSRENFINSMVISCFSFTEVAKRASDLMPNGGSMLTLTYAGSTRVVPRYNVMGVAKAALEASVRYLAADMGVQNVRVNALSAGPMRTLAGAGISDARVLFNYQKMHSPLGRTPTLDEVGGAALYLLSDLSTAVTGEVHFVDSGYNIISMPEPERIQETGEGTAPENGNSNGERSKPTRAAE is encoded by the coding sequence ATGACGGGGACTGACATAACCAAACCCGGGCCGCTGATGGCGGGAAAGCGGGGCCTGATCATGGGCGTTGCCAACGAACGGTCGATCGCTTACGGCATCGCGCGCGTGCTCGCGGGCCAGGGTGCTGAGCTGGCCTTCACCTATCAGGGCGAAGCGTTCGGCCGCCGCGCCGTGCCGCTGGCCGAATCGCTGGGCGCCAAGATCATCCTGCCCTGCGACGTCATGGACATCTCCTCGGTCGACCAGGTTTTTGAGAGGCTGAAAGAGGAATGGGGCACGATGGACTTCGTGGTCCATGCCCTTGCCTTTTCCGACCGGAGCGAGCTGAAGGGCCGCTACGCCGACACCAGCCGGGAGAATTTCATCAACTCGATGGTGATCTCCTGCTTTTCCTTCACCGAGGTCGCCAAGCGCGCCTCCGACCTGATGCCGAATGGCGGCTCGATGCTTACTCTCACCTATGCCGGATCGACCCGCGTCGTCCCACGGTATAACGTGATGGGCGTCGCCAAGGCCGCCCTGGAAGCCTCCGTGCGGTATCTTGCCGCCGACATGGGCGTCCAGAACGTGCGGGTGAACGCGCTGTCCGCCGGGCCGATGCGCACGCTGGCCGGTGCCGGCATCTCCGATGCGCGGGTGTTGTTCAACTATCAGAAGATGCATTCGCCGCTGGGCCGCACCCCGACGCTGGACGAGGTCGGCGGCGCCGCGCTGTACCTGCTGTCCGACCTCTCGACCGCGGTGACAGGCGAAGTGCACTTCGTCGATTCCGGCTACAACATCATCTCCATGCCGGAGCCGGAACGCATTCAGGAAACCGGCGAAGGCACCGCGCCAGAGAACGGCAATTCCAATGGTGAGCGAAGCAAGCCGACCCGCGCTGCCGAGTGA